The following is a genomic window from Ethanoligenens harbinense YUAN-3.
CGACGCGGACGGCGGCAGGCTGGTGCAGCGCGCCGACGATGCGCCCGAGACCGTCAAGGCGCGCCTGGAGGTCTACCACACGCAGACCGAGCCGGTCAAGGCATATTATGCCAAGCAAGATAAACTTTCCGTGGTGGAGGGGCAGGAGGATATCGCCGATACCACCCGCCTGACCCTGCAAACGTTAGAAGGCCGGTCATGATCATTCTGAAAAACGAGCATCAGCTTCAAAAAATGCGGGAGGCCGGCCGGATCTCTCAGCTGGCCCTGCTGGAGGGCGGCAAGCATGTCGAACCCGGCATCACCACCGCAGATCTGGATCATATCATGCATGAATTCATTGTCCGGGCGGGTGCCAAACCGTCGTTCCTCGGATACGGCGGGTTCCCGGCTACCGCGTGCATCTCGGTCAACAACGAAGTCATCCACGGCATCCCGGACAAAAAGCACAAGATCCAGAATGGCGACATCGTCAGCATCGATGTGGGCGCTATTTACGAGGGTTTCAACGGCGACAATGCATGGACGTTTCCGGCCGGCACGATCAGCGACGAGGCGCAGGCGCTGCTGGACGCCACCCGCGAGAGTCTGTTTGAAGGTATCCGGGCGGCAAAGCCCGGCAACCGCGTCGGCGATATCGGCCATGCGGTGCAGTCCTATGTGGAGGCGCGCGGCTTTTCGGTGGTGCGCCCTTATGTGGGGCACGGCGTGGGAGAAGACATGCATGAGGAGCCGGATGTTCCCAACTATGGGCGCGTGGGACATGGCGCAAGGCTTGTTCCGGGCATGGTAATCGCGATCGAGCCCATGATCAATCAGGGCGCAAAGGAAGTCCGTACCCTGCAAAACGGCTGGACGGTCACCACGGTGGACGGCAGCCTGTCGGCACATTTTGAACACACCGTCGCCATCACGGAAAACGGCCCCGTGATTCTTACGGCCCCGTGATGGGGGAGGTTTCATGGAGATACAGACCGGAAGCGTCGTGCTCTCCCTGGCCGGGCACGACAAGGGCGGCACCTTTGCCGTGATTGATTTTGCAGACGACAGCCATGCGCTCATAGCGGACGGCAAACGCCGCAAAACGGAAAAACCCAAACGCAAAAAGTGCAAGCATTTGCAGGTGGTAGGCCGTCTGGACCTGCCGGATGCGGGCAGGGCGACCAATCGCCAGATCAGGAAAGCGCTCGGTGCATTCGGCGCCGATGCGGCTGCGGTTTCCGGGGGAGGAATTTAGCTTGTCCAAAGACGACATGATCGAGCTTGAAGGTATTGTGAGAGAAGCGCTGCCCAACGCGATGTTTCAGGTGGAGCTTCCCAATAATCACATGATTCTGGCACACATCTCCGGCAAACTGCGCATGAACTATATCCGCATCTTGCCGGGAGACAAAGTCACCGTGGAAATGTCCCCATACGACTTGACCCGCGGGCGCATCACCTGGCGCTCGAAATAACCGTTCAACGCGACGGCCGCTCCGCGGCCGTGTCCATCCGAAAGGGAGGAACCGTAAGATGAAAGTAAGGCCTTCGGTAAAGCCCATGTGCGAAAAATGCAAGGTTATCAAACGCAAGGGGCGCATCATGGTCATTTGCGAAAATCCCAAGCATAAACAGCGGCAGGGCTGATCTGCCGGAAAACAATGGAGGTGTAACCATATGGCTCGTATAGCCGGCGTGAATCTGCCCAACGAAAAACGGGTGGAGATCGGTTTGACGTATATTTTCGGCATCGGCCGCAAATCAGCGGACGACATTATCAAAGCCACCGGTATAAATCCCGACATCCGTGTCAAGGATTTGACCGAAGAACAGGTCTCCCTGCTGCGTGATATCATCGACAAAGAGTACACCATCGAAGGCGACCTGCGCCGCCGTGTCGCGCTGAACATCAAACGTCTGGTGGAAGTCGGCTGTTACCGGGGCGTGCGCCATCGCAAGGGCCTGCCCGTCCGCGGCCAGCGCACCAAAACGAACGCACGCACGCGCAAAGGTCCGAAGAAGACCATTGCGAATAAGAAGAAATAATCAGGGAGGGATATTGAATGGCCAACAAGGCTGTTGCCAATAAAAAGGGCGCTACCGCCACCCGCAAACGCCGTGAGCGCAAAAACATCGACCGCGGCGCCGCGCACATCCAGTCGACGTTCAACAACACCATCGTCACCATTACCGATACCCAGGGCAATTCGATCTCCTGGGCAAGCGCGGGCGGCCTGGGCTTCCGCGGTTCCCGCAAAAGCTCCCCGTTCGCCGCGCAGATGGCGGCCGAAACCGCCGCCAAAGTGGCGATGGAGCATGGCATGAAAACCATCGAAGTCTTCGTCAAGGGCCCGGGCGCCGGCCGTGAAGCGGCCATTCGTGCCTTGCAGGCCGCGGGTCTGGAAGTGAACATGATCAAGGATGTCACGCCCATCCCACACAACGGCTGCCGTCCTCCGAAACGGCGTCGCGTTTGATTCAGAAACAGGAGGTGTTTGAATACAATGGCAAGATATACGGATTCCGTTTGCAAACTCTGCCGCCGCGAAGGCCAGAAACTGTTCCTGAAAGGCGAGCGCTGCTATTCGGATAAATGTTCGGTGGGCCGCCGCAGCTACGCGCCGGGCCAGCATGGCCAGGACCGCAAGAAAGTCTCCGAGTACGGCATCCAGCTGCGCGCCAAACAGAAAGCCCGCCGCTATTACGGCGTGCTGGAGCGCCAGTTCCGCCACTACTTCGAAATTGCCGAGTCCAAGCCCGGCATCACCGGTGAGAATCTGTTGCGTCTTCTGGAGCTTCGTCTGGATAACGTGGTCTACCGTCTCGGCTTTGCCAGCTCGCACGCTCAGAGCCGCCAGATGGTGCGCCACGGCCACTTCACCATCAATGGCAAAAAAGCCAATATCCCGTCCATGCGCGTGCGGGTCGGCGATGTGGTCGCCGTCAAAGAAGGCAGCCGCACCAACGAATTCATCAAGAGTGTGGTGGAAGCCAATGCTTCCCGCCCGATTCCCAAGTGGCTGGAAATCAACCGCGAGGCCCTTTCGGGCACAGTAGCCGTGCTGCCCAACCGCGAAGACATCGACCTGTCGGTTGAAGAGCATCTCATCGTCGAGCTGTATTCCAAGTAAGGCGATGCCCTCGCAGCTTTGCCGCAGCGCGGCAAAGCACAGCGGACCGCCCTGCCGGGCAACCGGCGCGGCCGGTTTTCAGGAATCGATGCGGGCGCGTTTGCGCCTAACCGTCAGGAGGGTTGTTCATGATTGAAATTGAGAAGCCGAGGATCGAAACAGCGGAGCTCACGTCAGACGGTTCTTATGGCCGCTTTGTGGTGGAGCCGCTGGAGCGCGGCTATGGTACGACGCTGGGCAACAGCCTGCGTCGTGTGCTGCTTTCCTCGCTTCCGGGCGTGGCGGTGACACAGGTCAAGATCGACGGCGTGCAGCATGAGTTTTCCACCGTGCCGGGCGTTAAAGAAGACGTCACCGAAATCATCCTCAACATCAAGGGCCTTACGGCCAAGCTGCACAGCGACGGCCCAAAGGTTGTATATATCGACGCCGAAGGCGAATGCAAAGTGACCGCCGGGGACATCAAAACCGATTCCGAAGTGGAGATTTTGGACCCCAACATGCACATTGCCACGCTGGCGGCGGGTGCCAAACTGTATATGGAGATCACACTGGATAAGGGGCGCGGCTATGTCGCGGCCGAGCGCAACAAGCAAAACCTCCAGCCCGCCATCGGGGTTATCCCGGTGGACTCCATCTATACGCCGGTGCTCAAAGTGAACTATGCGGTGGAGAACACGCGCGTCGGCCAGATTACCGACTATGACAAGCTCACGCTTGAAGTCTGGACGGACGCCACCATTTCCGCAAAGGAAGCGGTGTCCATCGGCGCGAAGATCCTCAACGAACATCTGGGCCTGTTTGTGGCGCTCTGCGCGGAAACGCAGTCCACCGAGATCATGGTCGAGAAAGACGATAAGAGCAAGGAAAAAGTGCTGGAGATGACGATTGAGGAGTTGGACCTTTCGGTGCGGTCGTTCAACTGCCTCAAGCGCGCGGGCATCAATACGGTGGAAGACCTCATCAACCGCACGGAAGACGATATGATGAAGGTGCGCAACCTTGGCCGCAAATCGCTGGAAGAAGTCATCAGCAAGCTCAATTCCCTTGGGTTTTCTTTAAAAAGGGATGAGGAATAAGTCCCTCGTCGCGCACAAAAAGGAGTGAGTGCAATGCCCGGAACCAGAAAACTTGGCAGATCGACAGACCATCGTTTGGCCATGCTCAGAGCCATGGTGACGTTCCTGTTGGAAAACGGCAAGATCGAAACCACGCTGGCTAGAGCCAAAGAAGTCCGTTCGCTCGCCGAAAAAATGATCACGCTTGGCAAAGAGACGGATCTCCATTCCAAACGGCAGATCTACTCGTTCATCACCAAAGAAGCGGTATCCAAAAAGGTGATCGACGAACTCGGCCCGAAATATAAAGAGGTAAGCGGCGGTTACACCCGCATTTACAAAATCGGCCCCCGGCGCGGCGACGCGGCGGAAATGGCCATCATTGAACTGATCTGATCTTTTTGTTGCTATCCGCCCTTTTCCAAAATGCCAGCGGCGCGTTTTGGAAAAGGGCGGTTTGTTTTGTATCCAAATGCGCTTTCGCATGCATATTTGCCCCTGCACCGTGCAAACTACCCGCAGAACGAGCACCCCATGCGAAAGGAGCAAACACAATGCCGGATAAATTTGAGCGCAAGCAAAACGGCGGCACCAGGCAAAAGGGACATACCCCCGCACCGGCGGGCGACCAGATCGGTGAAAATGCCGAAGAAGGCCGCTGGGCAAAAGAAGAAGGTAAAAAGCAAGACCGCAGATCGTAAGACAAACATCACCCGCTGTTCTACAGTTGAACAGCGGGTGATTTCTTATACCGCACAAAACAGGCCTATTTCTTCAGCCGTTTCGCCGTCAGGGACTGCACCGACACCTGAAACACCGCGACGGCGTCCATCATCCGCAGGTCAAACACAAAGGTCTTGCCGGGCCGGTAGTGCCGCATGATGCACTGGAGCGCATGCGCTTTTTCGGCATCGCCCAGCAGTCGGGCGGTACCCCGGCCGATCACGCTCTCATATTCCATGCTATAGCCGCATGCCGAATCTGCTTCCAGCAGGCGGTGTGCACCATCCATCTCAAAGGACACCCGCGGGTCTGCCGCAAGGCAGTCCAGCTTTTTGCCGGTTTTGGCGCAATGAAAATAGAGCAGGAGTGTGTCGCAGGCCTGCTCAAATCCGAAATTCATCGGCACGATATATGGGCTGTCCGCATCAAAAAAAGCCAGGCGGCAGACATCGCAGCGTTGCATGATGGCGATTTGTTCGTCCGGATCGGTCACTTCACGGTCGTTTCTTCTCACTGGGTGGGCCCTCTGCTTTCCGCGTTTCTCAGATGGCCTTCAGGATGCCTTCCACCACATGGTTGGACTGGACGGAGGCTTTCTGTTCAAATTCCTCATAGGTGATGGGCGCGGTTTCGTCTGCCAGATCGGAGATGGTGCGCACGATCAGAAACGGTACTTCGTTGAGGAAGCATACGTGCCCGATGGCGGCGCCCTCCATCTCGCAGCACACACCGCCCAGTTCACGGATAAGTGCTTTGGTCTCGCCTGCTTCCACAAAGCAGTCGCCGGACGCAATATCCCCCATGCGAAAGCACTCCACTTCCGGTGTGGCTGTGCAGACGTTCCGGGCAATCTCCGCCAGGCGCGCATCGCAGGTGAAGCGCGCCTGGAATGGATAGTATTTTTCCAACAGGGAGGCCGGGTTAAAATCGTGGTAGAAAACCTCGTTCCCGATGACCACATCGAGGGTGTGCAGGTCTTTGGCAATGCCGCCCGCAATGCCCATATTGATGATGCAGTCTACCCCGAACGCGTCGATAAGGTGCTGGGCGCAGGCCGCCGCGTTCACTTTGCCGATGCCGCTGCACGCAAACAGGACGGTATTGTTTCCATATGTGCCTTCCCACACTTTATAGAAATGCGGAGTGGAGAGCGGTTTGGCACCGCATTTTTGGATGATGCTCTCAATTTCGACCGGCATGGCCGACAGTACGCCGATTTTTGCCATAGGATCACCTTCCGTTCGTGCGTTGCCGCACGGTTTTCACGTTCTGCCGGATGGTTCCGGCAACCAATTGCCATTATACCATAGAAAAGGTTGCGAAAACAGGAAAAGTATTTTATTATAGAAGGAGTTTATTTGTCCGAGAGGGAAAAACGGGTCTGCCTGTTGGCTGGGAGGAATCGATTTGGATCGCGAAGATGTGTTCCAGTTCATGGAAGAAAACGATGTGAAATTTATTCGTTTTCAGTTTACCGATATCAGCGGCATCATGAAAAACATCGCCATCAACTACTCCAATCTGGAAAGTGCGCTGGACGGCGTTTTGTTCGACGGGTATGCGGTGGACGGGTTTTCCCGCTCCGAAGAATCCGAGATGCTGCTGGTGCCCGAGCTGGATACGCTGAATATTTTTCCGTGGCGGCCCCAGCAGGGGAAAGTGGTGCGTTTTATCTGTGATGTGCTTTCGCAGGACGGCACGCCGTTTGCGGGTGATCCGCGCTATATTCTCAAAAAGATGGTCGCCAAAGCCGCCGCCAAAGGCTATATGTTCTTAGTGGAACCGGAATGTGAATTTTTCCTGTTCCACACCGACGAGCATGGCCTGCCCACCACCCAGACGCACGACACAGCCGGTTATTTCGATCTGGCGCCTATCGATCTGGGCGAAAACGCCCGGCGGGAGGTCTGCCTGTCGCTGGAGAACATGGGCTTTTTGGTGGAATCCAGCCACCATGAGGTGGCTGCCGGACAGCATGAAATTGATTTCCGGTATGATGATGCACTCAAAACGGCGGACAACATCGAGACGTTCCGCATGGTGGTCAAGATCATTGCGCAGAAACACGGCCTGCATGCCACGTTCATGCCCAAGCCGTTGCATAATGAGGCCGGTTCCGGTATGCACATCAATATGTCGCTGGTGCGGGGAGAACAAGACGTTTTGGCCGATCCAAACGACGAACTGGGCCTTTCCAAAGAGGGCTATTATTTTATCGGCGGCATCATGAAGCATATTCGCGGCCTGACCGCCCTGTGCAATCCGCTGGTCAACTCCTACAAACGTCTGGTGCCCGGCACCGAGGCGCCTGCCTATATCCTGTGGGCGCGCAAAAACCGCGGGCCGCTCATCCGTGTGCCGTATTTCAAAGACGGGCGCGCACGCGTCGAACTGCTCAGCCCGGATCCCGCCTGTAACCCGTATCTGTCGCTGGCCGCGTTGCTCGGCGCGGGGATGGAAGGCATTGAGAAACAGATTACACCGCCGCCGGAGATGAAAGCCAACATTCAGGATATGAGTCCGCGCGCCATCCGGGAAGCGGGTATCGAGCGCCTGCCCGCCACGCTTGGCGAGGCGCTGGACGCATTGGAGCAGGATGCGCTGCTACGGGAAATTCTGGGCGAACATGCGTTCCGCAGCTATCTGAGCACCAAACGGGCCGAGTGGGATTCATACTGTGAAACGGTGCACCCCTGGGAAACAGGCCGTTACCTGTCTATCTATTGAGAAGAGGAAGCGGGTGCAACGGCTCACCCGCGCCACACAAAACGTACATTTGGAGGGTGTAGATTGAGTGACGGGATGCTTGTCGTGTGTGGACAGCGTGCTTTCTGCAAAAATCTTTGTGATCTGATCGCTTCGTCGATCGCGATCCATCCCATCGTCGCCACCTCCGGCGCGGAAGCGCGCCGCAAAACGTCCATGCATGAGATGGAGGCGGTGTTGCTGGCAGGCAAGCTGCCGGATGAAAACACGCTGGACCTCGCACTGGAACTGTCACAGAGCGGCGTGGCCGGTGTGATGATCGTCATCGACCGGGGCACGTTGTTTGAGGCGCATGAGGTGCTGGACGGCAGCGGCGTGACCATTTTGGCAAACCCCTTGACCAAAGATGCGCTGATACAGGCTATCCGTCTGGTGATGAAGGTGGCGGAAGGCGGCGGTACGCTCGACCGCGCCAAGCTGATGCTGGTGCAGCAGAAAGGGTGGACCGAACCGCAGGCGCACCGATATATCCAGAAACTGAGTATGGACAAACGTCTGCCACGCGAGTTGGCGGCACAACTGGTCATCAAGGCGCTGGAGCGCGAACAGCAGGCCAAAGAGGAATCATAAAACAGCAGCCATGCCTTGAGGGCATGGCTGCTGTCTGTTTGTGCGTGGTTTGTTCCGGTTTATTTAAACAGATAGAGCGAAGCGCCGGATACACCATTGGAGGAAGAACCGGAAGTCGAGGTGCTTCCGTATGCAGATGCGTTGACGAGGGTTGCGTTCGCTTTTACATAGGAGGTGATCTCCGAACTGGAGCTCATGCCTGCTCCGCTGCTGTCGGAAAGCAGGAAATATGTGACCTTGCCCTCCTTGACCAGCTTCTTGAGCTCCGAGAGGGTGATGCCGTTGTCCGAACCGAGGAACCCGCCGTATGCTACGGCCGGGAGTCCGGTGTCCACGATGAACGCCGCCACATCGTCGGCTCTGGCCGCCACTACCAGATAGCTGCCGGCTTTATAATGCGCTACCAAATAGGTTTCCAGCGCTTTGGTGCCGCTGTCGGCCGTGGTGAGGTTTTCCTGGTTGGTGGTCATGCCCGCTGTTTGGGTGTCGGTGGCCAGTTCCGGTCCTGCATACGGCATGGTGCTGTTGATGGGCGGATACCACACTACTGTCAGGCACCAGTAGAGCGGTCCCGTCAGCATGGCTGCCAGCATGCAGCCGGTTGCGATCAGCCGGATCAGATTTGCGCGGCGCAGCCGGGGAAGGATGCGTGGCAGGAACAGGCCGATGAGAGCCGCGCCCGTCAGCACCGCCATAAGCGGGATCATCCACCCGCGCAGCGCCGGGTAGCCGGAGATGTAGACGGTCTCGGAGACGAACATAGCCGCCAGGGAGGCGGGCAGCAGCCATTGTTTCCAACCCTGCCGATCGCGGAATGCCTTGAACATTTGCACCAGGCCGATGCCAGCCAGCCCGGCGATGCCCGGTGCGAGGATGCAGAGGTAGTACCGGTGGAAGAAGCTGGCGAAGCTGAAGAATCCGACCATAGTGCCCAGCCACAGCGCCCAATAAAGAATCATGGCTGCTTTTTCGTTCCGTTTTTTCCAGGTCGATCTGCTTGCGCAGGCTGCGATGCCGAAGAGAGCAAGGATGATGAGCCAGGACGCCTGCCCGTACATGGTGCTGCCCCACAGACGGAACATGCCGGCGGTGCCGATGTCGTTGCCATTGCCGCTCATGCCGCCCGTGCCGCCGGGCCTGCCGCCTGTGCCGCCGTTCTGCCCGCCGGCGTTGTTGTTCGTGCTGCCGCCGTTGGCATTGTTGTTATTGGCGGTGTTTCCGTTTTGTCCGCCGGGCCCGCCAAAGCCGCCCGTACCGCCGTTCTGCCCGCCGGCGTTGTTGTTTGTGTTGCCGCCGTTGGCATTGTTGTTATTGGTGGCGTTTCCGTTTTGTCCGCCGGGCCCGCCCATGCCGCCGTTCTGCCCGCCGGCATTGTTGTTGTTCGTGCTGCCGCCGTTTTGTCCGCCGGGCCCGCCCATGCCGCCCGTGCCGCCGCCCTGCCCGAACAGCCGTTCCGCTCCGTTGTGGCCCGTGATGAGCTCCCAAACGGTGTTGTTGGTAGAGCTGCCCACATACGGGCGTTCGGACGCGGGCGTGAGGTCTACCGCCACCGTCCACGAGAGAGAAACCGCGAGCATGATGCCGATGCCTACGATGGCCGTGAGGATCCGTTTGCCGATCTTCTGTTTGGAAAATATAAGAAAAACAATGCCCATGGCCGGTACGGCAAGGTAGGCTTCCAGCATTTTGACATTGAAGCCGATGCCGACCATCAGTGCCGCCAGAAAGAAATACCGGGCCTTGCCGGTCTCAATGGAGCGGAAGAGGAACCAGGTGGCCGCCAACAACACGAAGACCAGTTGGAGGTCCATGGTATTGTTGCGCGCGGCCACCACCACCGAGGGCGTGAGCGCGAGCACCAGCGCGGAAATCAGCCCCGCCGGCCTGCCGAACCGTTTGGCCACCAGTAGGTACATCATGAGGGAACAACCGGTGCCGGCCAACGCCTGCGGCAGCAGCATGGCCCAGCCGTGGTAGCCGAAGATGAGGACAAAGATTGCCTGCACCCAAAGCCCGATAGGTGGTTTGTCCACCGAAACCACGCCTGCCGGGTCGAAGGCGACGAAAAAGAAATTGTGGACGTTTTGCGTCATGCTGCGGATGGCCGCCGCATAGTAGGCGTTGCCGTAGCCCACACTGGAAATGCTCCAGAAATTCAGCCCGAACGAAAGTGCCGCGATGCCCGCCAGAATCAGCAGGGCCCATTTTCGGGACAGTTGGCTGGAAGAACTCTTGTCTGGTAAAACGATCATATCTTGCATATGCTCACCCCGTTTGGTCGATGTTGCCGCATGCTTTTCAAGCTGCGTACAGGATACCGCACAGAGGTGAAGGGTGCATGTGCCCTCTGTGAAATCTGCATGAAAGCGGGCACAGCCCACGTTTCGGTTCGGGAAAATGAAGCGGGGATACTGCGTGACAAAGCGCTGCACCCTCCGGATGAGCGGCGGGCACGGTGCAAAATCATCCGTTCGGTGGATTCCTTTTCCGCACCTTTCTGATAACATAGCAGGTGGAAGGTGATGAAAATGGAAACGATTCTGACGGTGAAGAACCTGTCAAAGCGGTTCAAAGAAAAAGAAGTGCTGAAAGGCCTGGATTTTACAGTGGACGCAGGGGAGATCCTCTGCCTGCTCGGGCCAAACGGTGCCGGAAAAAGCACGACCATCAACATCCTCACCGGCGTGCTGGGGCACGACGGCGGTGAGGTGCTCTATCACGGCCAAAGCATCCGCGGCCGCCTGCGCGCCTACCGGCAGCGGCTGGGCGTGGTGCCGCAGGACATCGCGCTGTATGAGGAACTCACGGCTGAGCGCAACCTGCGGTTTTTCGCCGGGCTGTATGGCCTGCGTGGGCGGGAACTCGACCGTGCGACGGACGAGGCGCTGGCGCTGGCGGGGCTGGAAGACCGGCGGCGCGATGTGATCAAAACATTTTCGGGCGGGATGAAACGGCGGCTGAATATTGCCTGCGCTATTGCGCATCGCCCGGAGCTGGTCATCATGGACGAACCCACCGTGGGCATCGACCCACAGTCGCGCAACCACATCCTCGAAAGCATCCGCACCCTGCGCGGTCAGGGCATGACGGTGCTCTACACCACGCATTACATGGAGGAGGTGGAAGCCATCTCCTCCCGCATCATCATCATGGATCACGGGCAGATCATCGCGGAGGGCACCAAAGAGAGCCTCAAGCAGGCCTATGAGGATCAGCGGCGCTACACGCTCACAGTGGAAGGTGCGGAAGGACTGCAGGCGTCAGACCTTTACAGGGTCGAAGGAATCGTTTCGGCGCAGATCGGGGAACATGCCGTCGAAATCACGTCGCTGCGCGGAGTGGCCAATCTCGACCGCATCATTGCCCTGTTGTATGAAAAAGGGGTGGAGATTCAAAACATTACCAGCGAGGAAGCAAGTCTGGAGACGGTATTCCTTAAGCTGACCGGCCGCACCCTGCGGGATTGACGGAAAGGAGGAAAAATATGCGGCGCTTTGGCATCATTTTTCGCATAGACCTGTTCAATGTGTTCAAAAATCCGGTGCTGGTGGGCTACAACACCTTGTTCACGGTGGCGCTGGTGTTCACGCTCGGTTATCTTAACGGCGGCGCCTATGCCGACGGCTGGACGGCTTACCGGTATTATCTGGTGTCGTTTTTGGTCTACTCGGTGCTCACCGGCTCGATGACCGCGTCCAACGCCTTTATGGAGCGGGATATCAAAAAACCCAATCTGCGCATTCTGTTTTCACCGGCGGGCAGCTTCCCTATCTATTTTTCAAAAATTCTGGCTTCGGCGCTGTTCGATTACATTTGCCACGGAACGCTGGCGGTGGCGCTGGGCGCGCTGTTCCATTTCCCCAATTTCGGGCAGTTCTGGCTGTTGCTGTTGGTGCTCATTCCACTGGAACTGGCCTCCGCCGCGCTGGGGACGTTTTTCTGCTGTGTGCTGCACAGTGAGGAAAGCACCAGCAGTCTGCTCAGCACAGTCATCGGCGTGCTGGCGTTTTTGGGAGGGACGTTCTTTTCGCTGGACAGCATGGGTGGGGTGGTGGCGCTGATTTCCCGCTGCTCGCCCGTCAAATGGATCAATGACGCTCTGTTTGCCCTGCTTATCGACGGCAATGCCGCCGTGGCCGCCCCGCTGTTTTTCGGCGCGTTGGCGGCCGCCGCCGCGCTGACGGCGGGTTGCGTCCGCTTTTTCCACACGGAGGATTATGTATGCTGACCATTTTACGGAACGATTACAGCCGCATGCGCAAGCGTCTGGCAGGCATCCTGATCTTTACGGTCGTCACGCTTGTTGCGATGGGGCTTGCGGTCTACCTTGCCCACCAGCCGGTGAAAGGCCATATTGCGCTGGTGACGGCGAACGCCGCCGCGCCGGTCCACTCTGCCCGGCTGGATGTGACGGTGCTGCGCAAAGCGCCTCCGGAATCGGCGCTGGTGCGCGGGCAGTACGACGCGTTTGTCTTTGATGAGGGCGGCGGGCGCTACCGTGTTCAGACATTGCGCAACGCGCAGTTCAAGGCGATGGTGCAGGCCCTGCTGACCGATCCGCAGGCAAAAGTGCCCAGCCAGAGCGGCGAACGCGGCGTGGGGGAAAATGTCATCGGGTTTTCCATGCTCTTTCTGCTGATGAGCACGATCACCAACCTGCTGATGTTTGGGGAAGACAAGGAGCAGGGGCAGCTTTCCCGCATCGAGGTCACGCCGGTTTCGGGCGTCGGCTACCTGGCCGGGCACTGTGTATACGCGCTGACGATGTTTCTGCCGCCGCTTGTGCTGCTGGCGGGGCTGCAAGAGGCGGGCGTGGCCATCGGGTTTTCGCTGGGGATGTATGCGCTGCTGTTCCTGGCGCTGGCGGTGCTTGGCATCCCGCTCGCGTTGCTGCTGTACACCCTGCTTGACAAGGCGGACAACGCCACCATGCTCGGCTCCAGCATTCTTGTATTCACCACGGTGCTGGCTGGCGGATTCTATGCCAACAGCCGAAAAAACGCCGTGCTGGATACGCTGGTCGGCGCGCTGCCGCAGAAACAGTTGCTGCTGTTTGCCGCGCAGGCGGAAAAGGGCGTGGGCGTAGCGCATGCGGGGCATCTGCTTTATGTGTTTGCGTGGGGCGTGGCGCTGTTTGCGCTTTCCGGATTTCTTCTGCGTCGCAGGCGGCAGCGCGGATAGCGGGCTTGCCAACCGGACGGTTTTATCATACAATCTGGGAGGTGAAAGCATTTTCCAAACGGGGAGGGGAGCGGGCCATGCGGTTGCCGGATACGCTGGGCGCGGCGTTGTTGACAAAACTGAAGATGCCTGCGCCGCGGCGCGGATACATCGCGCGCCGCGGGCTGTTTGAAAAACTGGCG
Proteins encoded in this region:
- a CDS encoding pyridoxamine 5'-phosphate oxidase family protein, with product MRRNDREVTDPDEQIAIMQRCDVCRLAFFDADSPYIVPMNFGFEQACDTLLLYFHCAKTGKKLDCLAADPRVSFEMDGAHRLLEADSACGYSMEYESVIGRGTARLLGDAEKAHALQCIMRHYRPGKTFVFDLRMMDAVAVFQVSVQSLTAKRLKK
- the rpsD gene encoding 30S ribosomal protein S4, with protein sequence MARYTDSVCKLCRREGQKLFLKGERCYSDKCSVGRRSYAPGQHGQDRKKVSEYGIQLRAKQKARRYYGVLERQFRHYFEIAESKPGITGENLLRLLELRLDNVVYRLGFASSHAQSRQMVRHGHFTINGKKANIPSMRVRVGDVVAVKEGSRTNEFIKSVVEANASRPIPKWLEINREALSGTVAVLPNREDIDLSVEEHLIVELYSK
- the infA gene encoding translation initiation factor IF-1, with protein sequence MSKDDMIELEGIVREALPNAMFQVELPNNHMILAHISGKLRMNYIRILPGDKVTVEMSPYDLTRGRITWRSK
- the rpmJ gene encoding 50S ribosomal protein L36, giving the protein MKVRPSVKPMCEKCKVIKRKGRIMVICENPKHKQRQG
- the rpsK gene encoding 30S ribosomal protein S11 — its product is MANKAVANKKGATATRKRRERKNIDRGAAHIQSTFNNTIVTITDTQGNSISWASAGGLGFRGSRKSSPFAAQMAAETAAKVAMEHGMKTIEVFVKGPGAGREAAIRALQAAGLEVNMIKDVTPIPHNGCRPPKRRRV
- the map gene encoding type I methionyl aminopeptidase, coding for MIILKNEHQLQKMREAGRISQLALLEGGKHVEPGITTADLDHIMHEFIVRAGAKPSFLGYGGFPATACISVNNEVIHGIPDKKHKIQNGDIVSIDVGAIYEGFNGDNAWTFPAGTISDEAQALLDATRESLFEGIRAAKPGNRVGDIGHAVQSYVEARGFSVVRPYVGHGVGEDMHEEPDVPNYGRVGHGARLVPGMVIAIEPMINQGAKEVRTLQNGWTVTTVDGSLSAHFEHTVAITENGPVILTAP
- a CDS encoding DNA-directed RNA polymerase subunit alpha, with the protein product MIEIEKPRIETAELTSDGSYGRFVVEPLERGYGTTLGNSLRRVLLSSLPGVAVTQVKIDGVQHEFSTVPGVKEDVTEIILNIKGLTAKLHSDGPKVVYIDAEGECKVTAGDIKTDSEVEILDPNMHIATLAAGAKLYMEITLDKGRGYVAAERNKQNLQPAIGVIPVDSIYTPVLKVNYAVENTRVGQITDYDKLTLEVWTDATISAKEAVSIGAKILNEHLGLFVALCAETQSTEIMVEKDDKSKEKVLEMTIEELDLSVRSFNCLKRAGINTVEDLINRTEDDMMKVRNLGRKSLEEVISKLNSLGFSLKRDEE
- a CDS encoding 5'-methylthioadenosine/adenosylhomocysteine nucleosidase → MAKIGVLSAMPVEIESIIQKCGAKPLSTPHFYKVWEGTYGNNTVLFACSGIGKVNAAACAQHLIDAFGVDCIINMGIAGGIAKDLHTLDVVIGNEVFYHDFNPASLLEKYYPFQARFTCDARLAEIARNVCTATPEVECFRMGDIASGDCFVEAGETKALIRELGGVCCEMEGAAIGHVCFLNEVPFLIVRTISDLADETAPITYEEFEQKASVQSNHVVEGILKAI
- the rplQ gene encoding 50S ribosomal protein L17, coding for MPGTRKLGRSTDHRLAMLRAMVTFLLENGKIETTLARAKEVRSLAEKMITLGKETDLHSKRQIYSFITKEAVSKKVIDELGPKYKEVSGGYTRIYKIGPRRGDAAEMAIIELI
- the rpsM gene encoding 30S ribosomal protein S13, which produces MARIAGVNLPNEKRVEIGLTYIFGIGRKSADDIIKATGINPDIRVKDLTEEQVSLLRDIIDKEYTIEGDLRRRVALNIKRLVEVGCYRGVRHRKGLPVRGQRTKTNARTRKGPKKTIANKKK
- a CDS encoding KOW domain-containing RNA-binding protein; translation: MEIQTGSVVLSLAGHDKGGTFAVIDFADDSHALIADGKRRKTEKPKRKKCKHLQVVGRLDLPDAGRATNRQIRKALGAFGADAAAVSGGGI